One part of the Marichromatium purpuratum 984 genome encodes these proteins:
- a CDS encoding dicarboxylate/amino acid:cation symporter — translation MAFFKLKLHWQILIALVLAIVAGLLAGREAALLGVSVYSIFDFIGQLFLNALKMLIVPLVVSSIIVGVSGIGGSRNLGRLGAKTIGYYVLTTLLAVLAGLFVVNLLQPGVVEGSAQEVFGLSAERAGFEAQFADKDAGDIVEVFLRMIPTNVVAAASAGQMLGLIFFSLLYGYYLTRIEGDHAKVQGDFWNGMFAIMMRITDLIMRFAPLGVFALVAKTVADSGIEVFGPLALFFLTVVAALGIHFFITLPLLLLLAGFNPLRHYQAMSAALLTAFSTASSSATLPLTMESLEKNAGVSNRTTSFVLPLGATVNMDGTALYECVAVIFIAQAYGIELGLATQITVVLLALTTSIGVAGIPAASLVAISIILAAVGLPLEGIGLILAVDRILDMMRTSVNVFGDSCGAVLIAKSEGEQGILQGPARG, via the coding sequence ATGGCCTTTTTCAAACTCAAGCTCCACTGGCAGATCCTCATCGCCCTCGTCCTGGCCATCGTGGCCGGCCTGCTGGCCGGTCGCGAGGCCGCCCTGCTCGGGGTCAGCGTCTATTCGATCTTCGACTTCATCGGGCAATTGTTCCTGAATGCCCTGAAGATGCTGATTGTACCCCTGGTGGTTTCCTCCATCATCGTCGGCGTCTCGGGCATCGGCGGCTCGCGCAACCTCGGGCGCCTGGGGGCCAAGACCATCGGCTATTACGTGCTCACCACCCTGCTGGCGGTGCTCGCCGGGTTGTTCGTGGTCAACCTGTTGCAACCCGGGGTGGTCGAGGGCTCGGCCCAGGAGGTCTTCGGCTTGAGTGCCGAGCGCGCCGGCTTCGAGGCGCAGTTCGCCGACAAGGACGCCGGCGACATCGTCGAGGTCTTCCTGCGCATGATCCCGACCAACGTGGTCGCCGCCGCCAGTGCCGGCCAGATGCTCGGACTGATCTTTTTCAGCCTGCTCTACGGCTACTATCTCACCCGTATCGAGGGCGATCACGCCAAGGTCCAGGGCGATTTCTGGAACGGCATGTTCGCGATCATGATGCGAATCACCGACCTCATCATGCGTTTCGCCCCGCTCGGCGTCTTCGCCCTGGTGGCCAAGACGGTGGCCGACTCGGGAATCGAGGTCTTCGGCCCGCTGGCGCTGTTCTTCCTCACCGTGGTCGCCGCACTCGGTATCCACTTCTTCATCACCCTGCCGCTGCTGCTGCTGCTCGCCGGCTTCAACCCGTTGCGTCACTATCAGGCGATGAGCGCCGCATTGCTCACCGCCTTCTCCACCGCCTCCTCCTCGGCCACCCTGCCGCTGACCATGGAGTCGCTGGAGAAGAACGCCGGGGTGTCCAACCGCACCACCAGCTTCGTGCTGCCGCTCGGCGCCACCGTCAACATGGACGGCACCGCGCTCTACGAGTGCGTGGCGGTCATCTTCATCGCCCAGGCCTACGGCATCGAGCTCGGGCTCGCCACCCAGATCACCGTGGTGCTGCTGGCGCTGACCACCTCGATCGGGGTGGCCGGGATCCCGGCGGCGAGCCTGGTGGCGATCTCGATCATTCTCGCCGCCGTCGGCCTGCCGCTCGAGGGCATCGGTCTGATCCTCGCCGTCGACCGCATCCTCGACATGATGCGCACCTCGGTGAACGTCTTCGGCGACTCCTGCGGCGCGGTGCTGATCGCCAAGAGCGAGGGCGAGCAGGGCATCCTCCAGGGGCCGGCACGAGGCTGA